The Salvelinus namaycush isolate Seneca unplaced genomic scaffold, SaNama_1.0 Scaffold976, whole genome shotgun sequence region ctaaccactaggctacctgctctaaccactaggaggctgaagaaattcggcttgtcaccaaaagcactcacaaacttctacagatgcacaatcgagagcatcctgtcgggctgtatcaccgcctggtacggcaactgctccgcccacaaccgtaaggctctccagagggtagtgaggtctgcacaacgcatcaccgggggcaaactacctgccctccaggacacatacaccacccgatgtcacaggaaggccataaagatcatcaaggacaacaaccacccaagccactgcctgttcaccccgctatcatccagaaggcgaggtcagtacaggtgcatcaaagcagggaccgagagactgaaaaacagcttctatctcaaggccatcagactattaaacagccaccactaacatttagcggccgctgccaacataccgactcaactccagccactttaaaaatgggaattgatggaaattatgtaaaaatgtaccactagccactttaaacaatgccacttaatataatgtttacataccctacattacccatctcatatgtatatactgtactctatatcatctactgcatcttgccatctttacgtaatacatgtaccactagccactttaaactatgccactttatgttacataccctacagtactcatctcatatgtatataccgtactctataccatctactgcatctgccatgccgttctgtaccaccactcattcatatatctttatgtacatattctttatccctttacacttgtgtgtataaggtagtagttgtggaattgttaggttagattacttgttggttattactgcattgtcggaactagaagcacaagcatttcgctacactcgcattaacatctgctaaccatgtgtatgtgactaataaaatttgatttgatttgatttgtatactctgggcatcaccttttacctcaaattaaCAGTGGATTTTTGCTGTGGGACTTTAACCGTGTGTCTgaccttgttgttcacacaggagagagatgtgaccaTCGTGGATcgtctggggagcctcaacaacctcatgatgctgacgaggcagagaagagtctctccagatcagaactcctcaagaaacaccagcagagacccacagcagagaaatctcattgctgctctgactgtggtaaAAGATTCAATTCTTCAttaaaacttaaaatacatcaaagattACACACAAGAGACaaaccatatggctgtgctcaatgtgggaagagttttggaaaatctagccatctgactgaacaccagagaacacacacaggagagaaacggtatagctgtgatcaatgtgggaagagtttttcttcatcTAGCTATCGTAttagacaccagagaacacacacaggagagaaaccttattgctgtgatcaatgtgggaagagttttactacatccggctctctgactctacaccagagaacacacacaggagagaaattgtatagctgtgatcaatgtgggaagagttttactagatctgaccatttgactttacaccagagaatacacacaggagagaaatcttatagctgtgatcaatgtgggaagagttttactagatctgaccatctgactttacaccagagaatacacacaggagagatattttatagctgtgatcaatgtgggaagagtttcactaGATCTGaccatctgactatacaccagcggatacacacaggagagaaaccttatagctgtggtcaatgtgggaagagttttactacatctggctatctgactatacaccagagaacacacacaggagagaaacctcatagctgtgatcaatgtgataagagatactctgataaaaggtgtctgatcaaacatcagaaaatacatacatgaaggagttgtttcatgatatcaatgaaataatgtcacaatgtagaatgttttaacattgtagaaggagtattttaatgtcacaatgtagaatgttttaacattgtagtaggaatattttaataatgtcacaatgtagaagcctaaatgtttgccccctgttctattgatttcaacatgatatggatattagcctcagggggaaaatccaggctctgaattgaaagagtattatttatgagatttaacaaaaagtgacaaccaaaaaaaagagttgtgttcctagctgtttaccacgttagtgacccacttgaattaaaatgtagctagctgttttctacaaattgtcctctaaccagtgatgtacacattattcccagattccgtgtggtttttgagctgttagttttaacaggacgtgcaacctcatgtccctcctctcggcacaattgatttcaacattatatcgatgagtgatgacaaataagtgttgcgttcctttgtttagcgacccctaaatttaaatgcatcactccaaaatgtagctgactgtcttctgcaggttgtcctctaacctgtgagctaaaagatatctccaatttccatgtgttttttttgttgtgttagtttcaacagcacgaacaacctgatttcccccctaatcgatatcagtgatttattgctacttgtcaaaacaacagtgtttttggtgcttgtgcagtttataaggagcttgttttaaaaaagacaattattgtggcagatgtttgtgtatttaccacatgttaggttttcaatttatcccaaactgtttctgcatattggttattgatttggacactttaaatctgtgttttgacattggggctatcccacctagcaaaatgtaattgaaaagacgttgaaaataatactatgcaatcaaatatttcatatttacatttcatgtaacatttagtaatgaaaattattcatgcaaccaactgacagttttttgggtacaattatattgacattgttgccctgtttttagaatatcagggttaattctcagatgtgccaacccaaatgtactagagcatgacattggggactgggccccgatccaacaacatgcctattgagtgaacactgaaaagagagagaagctccgcagtgaggtggaaagttactatggatattgcaggagtttcctcttgaaatcagacatgtccgtggtgaggacaacctggttgctgattgtctcaagggtggcagtcaaaatgttttgcatttagccagtgcattgccatggatcacagtttatttttactgcacgtttttccgtattggagatgagttttgtttgggctcgttccaaggggacgagagttctagaagctagtgagttttaggaagacgagagttctagaagctagtgggttttaggaagacgagagttctagaagctagtgggttttaggaagacgagagttctagaagctatagaaagaaaaatctttgtgggaataataaaaaataaatattgtttttaattgttgtttgccagtagacagacaccatgtttatattggtgacggtgaagcattgtggttgattataatgtgaaatggaagttgttttctgttggtggtaagcattctcttaaggtgttacagtctttggtttttcatttatgttttgaggttggactttagcacgtctagctcgttagcacgtagggcgcaccgattggtgtcacctcgttagtcagtatgtgttacacttGTTCTGGCTTGtatctggataagagcgtctgctaaatgacttaaatgtaaatgtcaacacctttagttgctccacttttttgggttgcttcctgtctttaagtttattgtgggtttttatttatttttcctcttcttgggcagatttagtgggtctcatggttggtgtcttttaggtcccagttgttgttactagtcaactttcaatcgacacccccatagtgtctttgagaaccactcctaaaaaaacaagcttatattttgggttggatatttcatccaattagtgttttaatcaatggcatttccttagaatgctcattggtctttcagttgttaatcttctgtttttttttaatcctgttatttttgtgtactaaatatttctgtttattttcattgttttctcctgtgaagccattgtgttgcatccatgtctgaaatgtgctgtataaataaagcttgatttgatttcaacaaatgaacccaatgactgaccaatcaacagactcttggtccatcttagtatgaaaatcagtatcaatcccacttttccagcctgctgaaggcgtggtggagtgttacacaccacccccggctctaccaggggcttgaggtggtctcccacagctctgcttatgtcatgttctgtggccttgctgttccatttcttgactgcccctgcaacacagaaagaaacacatttagtcagattatataaaacactcaaagtaatggatatggagcatctatagcctcagttacacctggcacctaaatgtgacttctgttgtctgatcactccaagctgcattcggttcagatctaccaggatgggcctttgacagtctggacgcagtcaggccattgaatataaataagcaatgtaaagagatggggtgaatgagtggggaaaagtacatttgatacaaattaccttcataatatcaaagaacaaatgtgaatagaagctgtttttcagtctttcagttccagctttgatgcacctgtactgacctcgccttctggatgatagcaggtgaACAGGCAGGGGCTcgggtaataacaaagaacaaatgtgtatGCCTGAGAGGGAAttcactttcatacagccaaaaggggtgagaaattacaccaatatcagtggacaatttgcactaatgtaaataaacatggatgatggaacatattcccttttgctgacgtgatgaaccactaaggggacataaatatttaccatctaaaccatgtgtgacctctgacctctctggctgtagaagtgttcttcctaaccagtccctcaacagctctctgactgagctccaccctcactgggtcttcagaggagaggaaggctgaggagggatggaaggatgaatggatcagtcagtcaataaagtgtagagctgctgtctatgctgtctgacaaaatcaaaATTTTTGTTGGGTTTAGGGTTAcagggttaaggtaggggttaaggttagggtagggatgtcccaaggatcccaggtagcattgaccattgtgccttcttctgtctcttttacatagcaggtgatgggttctgacttctgaacttgaaaatatgaaatatccttattatgggaaattgaatgaaacaataatgtatgttgatgctaatatgatgtacaatattccatgatgtttctatatgataacaatagagtaatatatttaatatgatgtacaatattccatgatgtttctatatgataacaatagcataatatatttaatttaaagtttcactaatacatttttattaacttaattattatgattcaacgtcagttcaccgtctcacctcatactgtattggagcagcagcagctgacttgatcgttgatgctaatcagcatgttttgaatctgagagtaaatagagccgactacaactctaaacatgaagggttcaactggagttgttctcagatcccctaagaaccgtagggttcttggtcaatgaaaaacagccccaaaaggttcttcaaagaacttgttagaaggtgggttcatcgaggaacctccgttgttgctggacttcttccgggaacttcgcaattacaactgaaagcGATGGTGGcgagtttggatgcgacaacagttaaaaaggttaagttgggttgatgtttggctctgaatatgtctcgaaataatttatataataatataacatactaataatgaataacgaagacaatgatggttttctgtgaatatcttccataacgttactatagttaattaccgtaaatattagaaagccgggtttgaccgtcggcgttgtatgagctacagtacagtaccgttatctagctagctaacgttatgtcctaactaggcacaactagatTTGGATTATTTCCCCCAACTATAttatttcccatatattgtatatcgtttccataaagccaacatgtctttacactcattaacgtaagtttccaatctagagcagttctcacttttgtgataatgaactagctaacgttaactaactaactaactaactaactaaggacggtgacctgtccagacgagatgttacaacgaactgaatcgtcaatggaggtcttcctctttatatagcctgctgtagcatgcaatactattaactcacaagggggcataacgttacatggacaatactatcccattttggaaacgttacatggacaatactatcccattttggaaatgttacatggacaatactatcccattttggtatctttacatgtacaatactatcccattttggaaacgtcacatggacaatactatcccattttggaaacgttacatgtacgcccccttgtggagggaaattaatatcttagatggtaacTGTAGATCGGATTCAATGCATattggtattaatacagtgtctagactacctcttttgtataaatgcccttcataATCCAAtaacagtattgccacgcagcaaaatgttgcgtataatctttcaagtcagcctgataaaatattgaacaatttgtgaacaaagatatcttgaaatgtgatattaggcctgtatggcagtactgttactgtctggcagtactgtattggctagtgctttctccaatatgttcttctattttacattacattgtatgttgatgccatttatctttcaatatttatcttatataaatatatatgttttaatgcttgtaagaatattatttgacacattttctcttcctttgaaactcttataggacagaacatggacacaatgcaattgggatcaagaagaaggtacagatctgttgtatGACAGCTGCATTttaagtgtacatttaacctacatagcagtcaatacaaactgacatctattagcatacaaatgtgtgcaaatgatcttttcagatcttctcagaaatgaatcaagtccatggaatggatatagacaaaaagataattgaaggactatcagaggtcgagaggcgaggcaggggtgaggacatcatcctgctatgttgacagtccctgaaggacaatacagaagagggatttgctcttattccttccctttctctaatgtattttgtaataaaattagcaagtgtagtaatATAATTggtttactttactaggactggagaccacagcatcgattctgctcttgccctacctcttcaatgaggacccgagtggcctttatgtccgtgacaaggtatgcctatgcaccaatcatctgtttcttcataaacataggtgtgcatgctgatataaaactacagctgaacatttgttatgttctttgttaattgtgtgtattaatcttttcttacttttgttgacacacagatttcaccgctcttcactcctttactgcacatcggcggaaatccatttcaccatgagagtgaaatcctgctggcctttgatggggagaacatccacgccctcgagtacgtccccatgggacttggggctctgctagggctgtatttttttattctcccttaaatttcccaaaatgtcagaaaaacacttatgttgttaagttactgtgttctggggagaagagaagttggggtgaagttaccagggccggtcataaagatggcaaacttcctaacataactaagtggatacgatatacacactaaagctgaaaaatctgtatttagcatcaagtctacaatattgttagtttacctatgattcatttttaatgtatgttgtttttattgtacatcattattttatattttttaaatgtcatgaaaagcactatacaaagtaaatgtattatttattatggtctgacatgtttgcagaaatgttgcaattttgtaatgtgttttgtttggtaaattgttttgtaaatatgaattcacatttgtggtgccactaaataaacaatgaattatttaaatcaatattgttattaaaatatgtCTTTAtaagggagggtggacagggagttaaaaTAATGAACCCCAAAAGGTGTTTTGAGGAACCTATATTTAGGGTTTATTCAaataacttataggggttcccccacagtttcaatttgaggaccccctaaaggatactccaggaacctttactttttagagtgtatattgatgaaagtcaccttgtccgagagacatttacatagttacacacagcccaatttgggatgactgttttggggcaaaatagcggccacaacagacagacctgatatcgcccataattcaatgtccttggacgtcacgtgctgactgggtatgaccaaagttatttaatttaactacactttgtagtacatttttacactataataaatgtttctgatgccacatcgcccgttttcaaagggagtcgttggttttttGAGGCAGTtgctttttagctttttgtctgaaagtattttctcaactgcgataccaactccagtcagcagatggcgatgtgcgtctttcaggtgattctgccactgtgacgtataatctagtggatgggatgcttcttcaacatcaacagctagtcagccaccttggttcactaactttatggaaaaaggtttattcaatcaatctagcaactcctctcatactgggaaaatacaggaatacacactcagagcctcctgactgggccctgtttacacctccacacaggaatacacactcagagcctcctgactgggccctgtttacacctccacattggaatacacactcagagcctccttactgggccctgtttacacctccaaggtgcccccctcacactggaatacacactcagagcctcctgactcggccctgtttacacctccacacaggaatacacactcagagcctactgactgggccctgtttacacctccacacaggaatacacactcagagcctacgaggcttAACTCCAC contains the following coding sequences:
- the LOC120043613 gene encoding zinc finger protein 2 homolog, translated to KSFTQSSILVSHQRTHTGEKPYSCDQCGKSFTTSSHRIVHQRTHTGEKPYSCTQCGKSFTHSSSMLSHQRKHTGDKSYSCNQCGKSFLTSSHLTIHQRTHTGEKPHSCYQCDKRYSDKRSLIKHQRLHTRDKPYGCAQCGKSFGKSSHLTEHQRTHTGEKRYSCDQCGKSFSSSSYRIRHQRTHTGEKPYCCDQCGKSFTTSGSLTLHQRTHTGEKLYSCDQCGKSFTRSDHLTLHQRIHTGEKSYSCDQCGKSFTRSDHLTLHQRIHTGEIFYSCDQCGKSFTRSDHLTIHQRIHTGEKPYSCGQCGK